The sequence GCCAGAAAATCAGATGTCTTTGTTGCAGACACTTTATCACAACAAAATAAAAATCAAGCGGACGAGTTAAATGTCAGCTGGGTTGCTTTGAGAGATAAAGACGGTTTTAGGCGATTTGAGCTGGCTCTTGATAGGTTTAATATACCATATACAAAATACAATGGTGATTTAGATAAAGATTTGACGGAAATATTAGATATATTGTTTAGAAAAGAAGTTGATTGATAATAGGAAATAAATCCAAAAAATTACTACTTTGCAAGTGAACTTTTATAAAATTTTAAAAAGCAGTCAAGTCGGATATTATTTAGTACAGTGCCTTTTTTGAGTTTCTTCAGCCCACGAGCGCCGTATATACAGCGGTTCGACTTTGTCAAAAGGGAAATCTTTTTCAAATTGGGCAGATACGGCTAAAACGGATGCTTTCGGGAGATGGAAAGTTTCAGGTAAAGATACGCTGTAATTTCCCAGCGTTTTTGCAAGTTTATTTCTATACGATATAGCCGCACTTCCGACAATCAAAACTCTGTTTTTGTAAGCTTTTAAACTGTCCGCAAATGAATCTATACTTTTTATTATGACCTTTTTCCCGATTTTAATATATACTTCATTTCTCAATGCATCTATTGCTGGAACTATTTTAATTCCTTTTATATTAAGAGCATTTTTTAAAACTGTCAACGTATCTACAACAGCAGCGGGCTTATTTAAACTCTGGGCAAGAGTTTTTACTGCCGTCATTGCTACTCTTATTCCGGTAAAACTTCCGGGACCGGCGGAAACTGCAAATTTGTCTATGTCTTTATATGTATTTCCTGTATCTTCCAAAATGCGTTCGATTGAAGGAATCAACATTTCAGAATGAATATGTCCGTGATCGTAAAAAAATTCCGCAACGGTCTTGCCATTTTCATTTAAAGCCGTACTTAAACTTTTTCCAGAAGTTTCCAGAGCTAAAATTTTCATTTTCTTTTCTCTATTTTTATTTTTCGCTTATCGACGAAACTTTCTATTTCCACATTCCACTTACTGTCATTTTTCAGACCGATAAGTCTGTCAGGCCATTCTATTATCGCAATATTACCTCCGAAAAGGTATTCTTCAATTCCCATATCCCATACGTTTGCCGGACTTAATCTGTACAAATCCAGATGAAATAAATTGCATTCACCTGCATTATATTCGTTTACCAAAATAAAACTTGAACTTCTGGCAAAACCTTTATTGCCAAAAGAGCGGACTATGCCCTGGGTAAAAGTCGTTTTCCCGCTGCCAAGCTCTCCTTTCAAAAAAACTATATCGCCTTTTTTAAGCTTTCTTGCAAACCGTTCTCCGAGTTCTCTTGTTTGTTCGGGCGTTTTAGTTATAAAAGTTTTCATTTTAGAAATGTTTATAGCCAGAATATTTTATTTTTTCTTCTTTTCCATTATAAAAATATTTGACCTTTTTTGAATTATTTATAATCCCTATATAAGAAATTGACGGCACCAGCTTTTTTAACAACCTTGCTTTTGAAGCATGTACGGTAAAAACAAGTTCGAAATCTTCGCCGCCATATAAAGCAAATTCTTTTTGCCTATCTGCGTCAAAATTCTTTTTCAACTGCCATGACAGAGGAATCCTTTCAACATAAATATTGGCGCCTTTACCGCCAGCTTTTGCAATTAAATCTGCGGATATGTAAAGACCATCTGAAGAGTCGGTCATTGCAGTGATATGTTTCGCTATT comes from Candidatus Endomicrobium procryptotermitis and encodes:
- the tsaB gene encoding tRNA (adenosine(37)-N6)-threonylcarbamoyltransferase complex dimerization subunit type 1 TsaB, whose amino-acid sequence is MKILALETSGKSLSTALNENGKTVAEFFYDHGHIHSEMLIPSIERILEDTGNTYKDIDKFAVSAGPGSFTGIRVAMTAVKTLAQSLNKPAAVVDTLTVLKNALNIKGIKIVPAIDALRNEVYIKIGKKVIIKSIDSFADSLKAYKNRVLIVGSAAISYRNKLAKTLGNYSVSLPETFHLPKASVLAVSAQFEKDFPFDKVEPLYIRRSWAEETQKRHCTK
- the tsaE gene encoding tRNA (adenosine(37)-N6)-threonylcarbamoyltransferase complex ATPase subunit type 1 TsaE; its protein translation is MKTFITKTPEQTRELGERFARKLKKGDIVFLKGELGSGKTTFTQGIVRSFGNKGFARSSSFILVNEYNAGECNLFHLDLYRLSPANVWDMGIEEYLFGGNIAIIEWPDRLIGLKNDSKWNVEIESFVDKRKIKIEKRK